The window CCAGAATAACATGACACTGTGAGTCTGAAGCATATTATTGTACCCATACTTAATCCATAAcctatttatatgaaaaaaatcattGGAACTGATATGAATATTAATCAAACATGATACAGTCGTACctacaaaattataaatcattACTTGGAGAATTAGCAGGAATGGTAACTGCCGTTGGAGGATGACAATCAAGTGAATCAACAAAAGATATAATGAAAAAAGTAGTGAAAACAAACATGACTAAAGTTTTCATGGTGATAACCATTTTAGAGatgatttttaaaactttttttgagaaatttgctttaagttttttttttgttggtgaaTTATTCTTTACTTTctgtatatatctatatatatataaatatgtttctctCCTGTGAGAGAGACACGTCATCAAATAGAGAGATGAGAGAGCAACACGTGTCTCTTAATTATTGAGTTTCCCTTGCTTTCGTTTAATTTGCTTAAAAGTGGGGTTTACGGTTTTATTTATGGGcttctttcttattttcttgGGCTGTTAAAAAAACAACGTACGCCTCTTGCATTCATCTTCTTCAAGAATGGGGATGCCGACATCTAGGGTTCATCGTTCTGCGATCTCTGTCTAGCTCAAGCAACAATGGTGTCCTCGAGAGGGTTCTTCATGATGAATCTATGAATCGAAACCGTTTCGTCTTAGATTCATCTCCTACAAACCGTTATGGAATGCATTGATTCATCGTCATTAACTACCGTCTTAACTCCTTTGACCCAATCCAAACAAGATTCCTCATTCAATTCATCTTCCCTCATCACAAGGCGGCGGTGGCTCTATAGCTATAAAAAGGTTAGCTTTCATCCCATAAACATCACTTTCAGAAATCCCGTAACTCTTTCTTCCTCCTTTCACTACTTTTTTTAAACTCAAACCAGAGATTCAAATCCCTTTTGTTTTTGACCATGATTTAAGGTTCTGTTAACGCACACTGGCTCAACACCTTCAAACAGGAAGGCTCGATGTACTCTGTTACTGGGTTCAACGTTACACGTAGCAACCAAAAATTCAAAGGTCAGCCTCATTCTCATATCCAAAAGTTTCTTTATTGGCGTCTGTTCttacattaattaaaagaataaaactttTAACATCAGTCCAAACAATATACATGTACAGGGATGTATCGGGTTGGCTTCGTGTGTTCAATGAATTGGCTACTGCATTTCTTGAAAATTACAGAGCTAGGGCCTAGACCCAAAGGTTATTGTGTCAGCCCAAAAATTGTTGGAGGTAGTTATacttatgttgtttgattgctGGTTTTTCAGAGAATTgcttatatgtttttatttatttaattacatatcaAACAATCTCTACAACTCTCTGTAACTGATATACAATTCATATGCATGTTGGTTATTCCCGAACGCAACTTCTCGCACCTATCTCTACTTTGACAAGGTGGCAGCAGCTGGCAACAATTATTTTCGGAGGTATGTATACTTCCATAATACATTCTGCAGTTTATATGCTACATTAGATTATTAAACACCAGATCATAACCTGAACTCGACACCACAGTGCTTTAGGTTGGAGTCTAACGCCGGCATAAACCCAATAACTGCtctgtctgttttttttttaatttctgggACAGTCATTACTTCCCATTTCTTCAGCCCTATGCTTAATTTCTCTCACCTTTTCTGAAATCAAGTTGCAGCACTTTTACAATGAACTTGTGGAGTACAAGCTCATTCTTGACAAGGTAATATGTTATCATTTTACTCAGTCTTTGTAGTGCTTCCCCTTATTATTACACAGAGAGTCCTGAATTGGTTTGTAACTAATTTTACAGCTTTGTGGTTCTGTAAAATATACTATTATAGATGATCTTTGGTTAACACAATTAATGACTGTTATCCTAAATTCTTGGTATGTTTCTCATGCATTCATGTCTCTGTTGTGTGTCCTTTAGGCTGGTGATTTTTTGCTTCAGCCAGAAGTCTTACCGCTCAACAGAGTGAGATAGAATCACAACAAGTGGGTGAAGAGTAAGACGCACTCGAGGCTTTTTGCTGCAGGAAGTACGAAATCTGCGACTGTTTTACTTCTTCAAGTTGTGTTTTCCACAAATAGCTTTACAAACTGCCATTTTTTTAACAGGAGCAGTCTGTTGGTCCAACAAAGCAAGTAAAGCTTGGATTCCTCATCGGGCTGGTGCCACGCGAAAGTCTATGGTGTTAGAGAGGATCCTATTTTGCGCAGCTAGGAGCAACATCTTTATAC is drawn from Brassica rapa cultivar Chiifu-401-42 chromosome A05, CAAS_Brap_v3.01, whole genome shotgun sequence and contains these coding sequences:
- the LOC103869704 gene encoding uncharacterized protein LOC103869704 isoform X1 — its product is MYSVTGFNVTRSNQKFKGMYRVGFVCSMNWLLHFLKITELGPRPKGYCVSPKIVGGGSSWQQLFSESLLPISSALCLISLTFSEIKLQHFYNELVEYKLILDKAGDFLLQPEVLPLNRVR
- the LOC103869704 gene encoding uncharacterized protein LOC103869704 isoform X2, with product MYSVTGFNVTRSNQKFKGMYRVGFVCSMNWLLHFLKITELGPRPKGYCVSPKIVGGGSSWQQLFSESLLPISSALCLISLTFSEIKLQHFYNELVEYKLILDKPEVLPLNRVR